In a single window of the Leopardus geoffroyi isolate Oge1 chromosome D2, O.geoffroyi_Oge1_pat1.0, whole genome shotgun sequence genome:
- the PRF1 gene encoding perforin-1: MGACVLLPGLLLLLLPPPTPAPCHTAARSECRRNRPFVPGSMLAGEGVDVTSLRRSGSFPVDTESFLRPDGTCTLCHNVLKRGALQRLPLALTDWRAQGSGCQRQVVRAKASSTEAVAREAASNIRNDWRVGLDVSPKPSANVHVTVAGSHSHMANFAAQKTFHDQYSFSTDLVECRFYSSHLVHSPPLHPNFQRVVRDLPPDFNTSTEADYLRLISNYGTHFIRSMELGGRISALTALRTCELALDGLGAKEVEDCLAVEAQVSISGRADSSSEFKACEEKKKHHKITTSFHQAYRERFSEIVGGHHTSVSDLLFGDQAGPEQFSAWVTSLLDRPSLVDYTLEPLHVLLESQDPRREALRQAVSKYVMDRARWKDCSRPCPLGQKKSPHNPCQCVCHGSAVTNQDCCPRQRGLAHLEVMNFQASGLWGDSFTRTDAYLKVFFGGQELRVSTVWNDNNPKWMTRLDFGDVILSTGGPLRVQVWDQDHGWDDDLLGTCDQNPQSGLHEVRCGLSHGHLRFSYHAKCLPHLKGATCLEYAPHGLLGELPGNRSGPVW; this comes from the exons ATGGGTGCCTGTGTGCTCCTCCCgggcctcctcctcctgctgctgcccccccccaccccagccccctgccaCACGGCCGCCCGCTCCGAGTGCCGCCGCAACCGTCCGTTTGTGCCCGGCTCGATGCTGGCTGGGGAGGGCGTGGACGTGACCAGTCTCAGGCGCTCGGGCTCCTTCCCGGTGGACACAGAGAGCTTCCTGCGGCCCGACGGCACCTGCACTCTCTGCCACAACGTCCTGAAGCGGGGCGCCCTTCAGCGCCTCCCTCTGGCACTGACTGACTGGCGCGCCCAGGGCTCAGGCTGCCAGCGCCAAGTGGTCAGGGCCAAGGCCAGTTCCACCGAGGCCGTGGCCAGGGAAGCAGCCAGCAACATCCGCAACGACTGGCGGGTGGGGCTGGACGTGTCTCCCAAACCCAGCGCCAACGTGCATGTGACCGTGGCTGGCTCGCACTCCCACATGGCCAACTTCGCGGCCCAGAAGACCTTCCACGATCAGTACAGCTTCAGCACTGACTTGGTGGAATGTCGCTTCTACAG CTCTCACCTGGTACActctcccccactccaccccaatTTCCAGAGGGTCGTCAGAGACCTGCCCCCCGACTTCAACACCTCCACCGAGGCCGACTACCTCCGGCTCATCTCCAACTACGGCACCCACTTCATCCGGTCCATGGAGCTGGGCGGCCGGATCTCGGCCCTCACCGCCCTGCGCACCTGTGAGCTGGCCCTGGACGGGCTCGGGGCCAAAGAGGTGGAGGACTGCCTGGCCGTCGAGGCCCAGGTCAGCATAAGCGGCCGTGCCGACTCTTCGTCGGAATTCAAGGCCTGTGAGGAGAAGAAGAAGCACCACAAGATAACCACCTCCTTCCACCAGGCCTATCGGGAGCGCTTTTCCGAAATAGTTGGTGGCCACCACACCTCCGTAAGTGACCTGCTATTTGGGGACCAGGCCGGGCCCGAGCAGTTCTCAGCCTGGGTGACCTCGCTGCTGGACAGACCCAGCCTGGTGGACTACACCCTGGAGCCTCTGCATGTGCTCCTGGAGAGCCAGGACCCGCGGCGGGAGGCCCTGCGACAGGCCGTGAGCAAGTACGTGATGGACAGGGCCCGCTGGAAGGACTGTAGCAGGCCTTGCCCCCTGGGGCAGAAGAAGAGCCCCCACAACCCATGCCAGTGTGTCTGCCACGGCTCAGCGGTCACCAACCAGGACTGCTGTCCCCGGCAGAGGGGCCTGGCCCACTTGGAGGTCATGAACTTCCAGGCGTCGGGCCTGTGGGGAGACTCTTTCACTAGGACGGACGCCTACCTGAAGGTCTTCTTTGGAGGCCAGGAGCTGAGAGTGAGCACCGTGTGGAACGATAACAACCCCAAGTGGATGACGCGGCTGGACTTCGGGGACGTGATCCTGTCCACGGGGGGGCCCCTGAGGGTGCAGGTCTGGGACCAAGACCACGGCTGGGACGATGACCTCCTCGGCACCTGTGACCAGAACCCACAGTCTGGCTTGCACGAGGTGAGGTGTGGCCTGTCCCACGGTCACCTGAGATTCTCCTACCATGCCAAGTGCTTGCCTCACCTGAAGGGGGCCACCTGCCTGGAGTATGCCCCCCACGGTCTCCTGGGGGAGCTTCCCGGAAACCGGAGTGGGCCGGTGTGGTGA